A single region of the Thermococcus paralvinellae genome encodes:
- the acs gene encoding acetate--CoA ligase alpha subunit translates to MTFDYFFKPKAIAVIGASNDPLKLGYEVFKNLKKYKDGRVYPVNVKDEVVQGVKAYKNVKDIPDEVDLAVIVVPKKFVKQTVIDCGEKGVKGIVLITAGFGETGEEGKKEERELVGIAHQYGMRIIGPNCVGIMNTHNNMNATFIMDAKKGDIAFVSQSGALGAGIVYKTVKEGIGFSKFISIGNMADVDFSELMEYLADDPESKAIALYIEGVKDGRKFMEAARKVTKKKPVIVLKAGKSESGARAASSHTGSLAGSYKIYEAAFKQTSILVANTIDEMLSMARAFTQPIPQGNRVAIMTNAGGPGVLTADEIDKHGLKLANLKEETMQKLREFLPPMAAVKNPVDMIASARGEEYYKTAKLLLEDENVDMLIAICVVPTFAGMTPTEHAEGVIRAVKEVNNGKPILALFMAGYVSEPAKELLEKEGIPVYERPEDVGIAAYALWEIARRRNK, encoded by the coding sequence ATGACATTTGATTATTTTTTCAAACCTAAAGCAATAGCTGTAATTGGCGCTTCTAATGATCCTTTAAAGCTCGGCTATGAAGTTTTTAAGAACCTCAAAAAGTACAAGGACGGCAGAGTTTACCCAGTAAACGTAAAGGATGAAGTTGTTCAAGGAGTTAAAGCTTACAAGAACGTCAAAGACATTCCAGATGAAGTAGATTTGGCAGTAATCGTTGTTCCTAAGAAATTTGTAAAGCAGACAGTAATTGACTGCGGCGAAAAGGGAGTGAAAGGAATTGTTCTCATTACAGCTGGATTTGGAGAAACTGGGGAAGAGGGAAAAAAGGAAGAGAGAGAACTCGTTGGGATCGCTCACCAATACGGCATGAGGATTATCGGTCCAAACTGTGTCGGAATTATGAACACTCACAACAACATGAACGCAACATTCATAATGGATGCAAAGAAAGGGGACATAGCATTTGTTTCTCAGAGCGGAGCTCTTGGAGCTGGAATTGTTTATAAAACTGTTAAGGAAGGAATTGGATTTTCTAAGTTTATAAGCATTGGAAACATGGCTGATGTTGACTTTTCAGAGCTCATGGAGTACTTAGCAGACGATCCAGAGAGCAAAGCAATAGCTTTGTACATTGAAGGTGTCAAAGACGGAAGAAAGTTCATGGAGGCTGCTAGAAAAGTTACCAAGAAAAAGCCTGTCATTGTTCTCAAGGCTGGAAAGAGCGAGAGTGGGGCGAGGGCTGCTTCAAGCCATACAGGTTCATTAGCTGGAAGTTACAAGATTTATGAAGCAGCATTTAAGCAGACCAGCATTTTAGTTGCAAATACAATTGATGAGATGCTCAGCATGGCAAGAGCGTTTACTCAGCCTATTCCACAGGGTAACAGAGTTGCAATTATGACAAACGCTGGCGGTCCTGGAGTATTAACGGCTGATGAGATTGACAAGCACGGGCTTAAGCTAGCCAACTTAAAGGAGGAGACAATGCAAAAACTTAGAGAGTTCTTGCCGCCAATGGCTGCTGTTAAGAATCCAGTGGACATGATAGCAAGCGCAAGGGGGGAAGAGTATTACAAGACTGCTAAGCTCCTTTTGGAGGATGAAAATGTTGATATGCTCATTGCAATTTGTGTTGTACCTACATTTGCTGGAATGACTCCAACGGAGCATGCTGAAGGTGTTATAAGAGCTGTGAAGGAAGTTAACAACGGAAAGCCTATTTTAGCGTTGTTTATGGCTGGCTATGTCAGCGAGCCGGCTAAAGAACTCCTCGAGAAAGAAGGTATTCCGGTTTATGAAAGACCTGAAGATGTGGGAATAGCGGCATATGCCCTTTGGGAAATCGCAAGGAGAAGAAACAAATGA
- a CDS encoding metal-dependent hydrolase: MVKIKFLGHAAFEIEGSKRILIDPFLTGNPAAAAKPEDFDRVDLILVTHMHGDHVGDAVKIAQKTGAKIVAMYDIANYLVEKNRGITTIGMNYGPTEIDGVKIVQVPAWHSSGADENFMVGNACGYIVEIDGVTIYHAGDTYVFKDMELFAELYGIDVALLPIGGHFTMGPKEAAKAVELLKPKYVIPMHYNTWPPIAQDPEKFKKLVGDKAEVIILKPGETFEL; this comes from the coding sequence ATGGTGAAAATAAAGTTCTTAGGACATGCAGCCTTTGAGATTGAGGGAAGCAAAAGAATTCTCATTGACCCATTCTTAACAGGAAATCCAGCTGCAGCTGCAAAGCCAGAGGACTTTGACAGAGTTGATTTAATCTTAGTTACTCACATGCATGGTGACCATGTTGGTGATGCTGTGAAAATTGCACAGAAAACTGGAGCAAAGATTGTAGCAATGTATGACATAGCGAACTACCTCGTTGAGAAGAACAGGGGCATAACAACAATTGGAATGAACTACGGCCCAACTGAGATTGATGGAGTTAAGATTGTCCAAGTCCCCGCTTGGCACTCAAGCGGAGCAGATGAGAACTTCATGGTAGGCAATGCCTGCGGATACATTGTGGAGATTGATGGTGTAACAATTTATCACGCTGGAGATACCTACGTTTTTAAGGACATGGAGCTGTTTGCTGAGCTTTATGGAATTGATGTCGCTCTGCTTCCAATTGGAGGACACTTCACAATGGGGCCAAAAGAAGCAGCAAAAGCTGTTGAACTTCTAAAACCAAAATATGTTATTCCAATGCACTACAACACCTGGCCGCCAATTGCACAAGACCCAGAGAAATTCAAGAAGCTTGTTGGCGACAAAGCAGAAGTCATAATCCTCAAGCCAGGAGAAACCTTCGAGCTTTGA
- a CDS encoding cell wall-binding repeat-containing protein, protein MKNKGWVSLSLLILLAVSLVSLTLFPVKAQENKPQYDLIIVRNDDLIDYIVALPYSKKTNAPILPVNPKMLDEKTRAQLYSYAQLGWRNVLIIGNSNAVSKEVEDELLSLGFSVTRIGGEVRTETAEKLAVAFYPQGSSTVVLASAMDYGSALAAAKFAMEYELPLLLTLENDLSEHTIAGLKKLHPRLVIIIGTGLNETIEKKLQEMGYETYWMGHQIEPLPISKPEEPSPIPWVVIGAVISLAIAVPIILYWAKKRWAANRVPIEVLTEKERIVVKAILEKGGKVKQEDLPELTGYSRPTVSRIVQELEKKQLVTREKVGKTFIVKLIKEINLKE, encoded by the coding sequence TTGAAGAATAAAGGCTGGGTTTCACTTTCATTGCTCATATTGCTGGCAGTATCCCTGGTGAGCCTTACTCTTTTTCCTGTAAAAGCGCAGGAAAATAAACCCCAGTATGATTTGATAATTGTCAGGAATGATGATCTAATTGATTATATTGTGGCACTTCCTTATTCCAAAAAAACAAACGCCCCCATTCTTCCGGTTAATCCCAAAATGCTTGATGAAAAAACTAGGGCACAATTATATTCTTACGCTCAGCTTGGATGGAGAAATGTTCTGATCATCGGGAACTCAAACGCAGTGAGTAAGGAAGTTGAAGACGAACTTTTGTCTCTCGGCTTTAGTGTCACAAGAATAGGGGGAGAAGTAAGAACAGAAACTGCCGAAAAACTTGCAGTTGCGTTCTATCCCCAAGGTTCCAGCACAGTTGTGCTGGCGAGTGCCATGGATTATGGTTCAGCTTTAGCAGCAGCAAAATTTGCAATGGAATATGAGCTTCCTTTACTCCTAACTTTGGAAAATGACTTATCAGAGCATACGATAGCAGGATTAAAAAAGCTTCATCCAAGATTAGTGATAATAATTGGAACAGGACTAAATGAAACTATTGAGAAGAAACTTCAAGAAATGGGGTATGAGACATACTGGATGGGTCATCAAATAGAACCTCTGCCGATTTCCAAGCCAGAAGAACCTTCTCCAATTCCATGGGTTGTTATCGGTGCTGTGATATCACTTGCAATCGCCGTCCCAATAATTCTCTACTGGGCAAAGAAGAGATGGGCAGCAAATAGAGTTCCAATTGAAGTTTTAACTGAAAAGGAAAGGATAGTTGTTAAAGCAATACTCGAGAAGGGTGGAAAAGTAAAGCAGGAGGACTTACCAGAGCTGACTGGATACTCAAGACCTACAGTGAGCAGAATAGTTCAAGAGCTCGAGAAGAAGCAGTTGGTTACAAGAGAAAAAGTTGGAAAGACGTTTATAGTAAAGCTAATAAAGGAAATAAATCTCAAGGAGTAG
- a CDS encoding C2H2-type zinc finger protein has translation MAVLKAIKVKDRDGEIFFRCPRCGMVFKRSKDYIKHINRAHGHLFKK, from the coding sequence ATGGCGGTGTTGAAGGCAATAAAAGTCAAGGACAGGGATGGTGAGATATTCTTTAGATGCCCAAGATGTGGAATGGTCTTTAAGAGAAGCAAAGATTATATTAAGCACATAAACAGAGCACACGGCCATCTCTTTAAAAAATGA
- the dph5 gene encoding diphthine synthase has product MAIYFIGLGLYDEKDITLKGLEIARKCDLIFAEFYTSLLAGTTIERIEELIGKPIRVLNREEVELHFEKIVLSEAKNKDVAFLTAGDPMVATTHADLRIRAKQMGIESYVIHAPSIYSAVSITGLQIYKFGKSATVAYPEKNWFPTSHYDVIKENKERGLHTLLFLDIKADQGRYMTANEAMEILLQVEEMKKQNVFTPETFVVVLARAGSLTPTLKAGYVKDMIKEDFGKQPHIMVVPGRLHIVEKEYLVTFADAPEEILKRRDL; this is encoded by the coding sequence ATGGCGATCTACTTCATAGGTTTGGGACTATACGATGAAAAGGATATCACGCTCAAAGGTCTTGAGATAGCGAGAAAATGTGATTTGATCTTTGCAGAATTTTACACATCTCTGCTTGCAGGGACGACAATAGAGAGGATCGAGGAGCTTATTGGAAAGCCGATTAGAGTTTTAAATAGGGAGGAAGTAGAGCTGCATTTTGAGAAAATTGTTTTAAGTGAGGCTAAAAACAAAGACGTCGCATTTTTAACAGCTGGTGATCCGATGGTGGCAACAACTCATGCCGATTTAAGAATTAGGGCAAAGCAAATGGGGATTGAAAGCTATGTAATCCATGCTCCCTCCATTTACTCAGCTGTTTCAATCACGGGCTTGCAGATTTACAAGTTTGGTAAAAGCGCAACAGTCGCTTATCCAGAAAAGAATTGGTTTCCAACGAGCCACTACGACGTGATAAAGGAGAACAAGGAAAGAGGGCTACACACATTGCTTTTCCTCGATATAAAAGCAGATCAAGGGAGATACATGACAGCAAACGAAGCGATGGAGATTCTTCTTCAAGTTGAGGAGATGAAGAAGCAGAATGTATTTACGCCTGAAACTTTTGTAGTAGTCCTAGCAAGGGCTGGTTCACTAACTCCGACGCTCAAAGCTGGCTACGTGAAGGATATGATAAAAGAAGACTTTGGAAAGCAGCCTCACATAATGGTAGTCCCAGGAAGGTTGCACATAGTCGAGAAAGAGTATCTTGTGACATTTGCTGATGCTCCGGAAGAGATACTTAAGCGGAGAGATTTATAG
- a CDS encoding tungsten cofactor oxidoreductase radical SAM maturase — protein sequence MKGDMHRFSFDNSLILIPKEPDLKYLYIEITNRCNLRCEMCFKQYWEDKEGDMDYNLFLKILDDAKEFPELEMIYFGGIGEPTVHPRFMDMVKEVKKRGYALGMSTNGFLLTDKKIKELVKLGVDLIYISLDAIPTQETKIGHIMPSVAVDRIKKIVEEKKRQGKDFPHIGVEVVVTKENYWQMSHIADYLGDLGIDVLLFSNIVPIEKKHADQIVYDGSVDLQPYINDLHAKAYKHFLLKLPEFELRTERHCDFVEKKAAVVRWDGEVAPCYRFLHTYPEVIFGREKKVYAYSFGNVKEKSLKEIWTSKDYTWFRFVVKNALYPSCTDCPLVDSCNFVEDTNADCWSNTPSCGDCLWARRIVMCPIPEKGVKGFW from the coding sequence ATGAAAGGTGACATGCATAGATTCAGTTTTGATAATAGTTTGATTTTAATTCCAAAAGAGCCAGACTTAAAATATCTCTATATTGAAATAACGAACCGCTGTAATCTAAGATGTGAGATGTGCTTTAAGCAGTACTGGGAAGACAAAGAAGGAGACATGGACTATAATCTTTTCTTAAAAATCCTCGATGATGCTAAGGAATTTCCAGAGCTCGAGATGATATATTTCGGGGGCATAGGTGAGCCAACTGTCCACCCACGCTTCATGGACATGGTAAAAGAAGTTAAAAAGAGAGGATATGCTTTGGGGATGTCAACCAACGGATTCCTCCTCACGGACAAGAAAATCAAAGAGCTTGTAAAGTTAGGTGTTGACTTAATTTATATCTCGCTAGATGCTATACCAACACAAGAAACTAAAATAGGGCATATTATGCCAAGTGTCGCAGTTGATAGAATAAAAAAGATTGTTGAAGAAAAAAAGCGTCAAGGAAAGGATTTCCCCCACATAGGTGTTGAAGTCGTTGTAACAAAAGAAAATTACTGGCAGATGTCCCATATAGCTGACTATCTTGGAGATTTAGGTATTGATGTGCTGCTTTTCTCAAATATAGTCCCAATAGAGAAGAAGCATGCAGACCAAATAGTCTATGATGGAAGTGTTGATCTGCAACCTTACATTAATGATCTCCATGCCAAAGCTTACAAGCATTTCCTTCTTAAATTGCCAGAATTTGAATTAAGAACAGAGAGACACTGTGACTTTGTGGAAAAGAAAGCCGCAGTAGTGAGATGGGATGGGGAAGTTGCTCCATGCTATCGCTTCCTTCACACATATCCGGAGGTAATCTTCGGTAGAGAGAAAAAAGTATACGCCTACTCTTTTGGAAATGTTAAAGAAAAATCCCTTAAAGAAATCTGGACAAGTAAGGACTACACATGGTTTAGATTTGTTGTAAAAAATGCCCTGTATCCATCATGTACGGATTGCCCGCTTGTTGATTCATGCAACTTTGTTGAGGACACAAATGCAGATTGCTGGAGTAACACTCCAAGCTGCGGCGATTGTTTATGGGCCAGAAGAATTGTCATGTGTCCAATTCCAGAAAAAGGTGTCAAAGGTTTCTGGTAA
- a CDS encoding aldehyde ferredoxin oxidoreductase family protein, producing the protein MFGYHGKILRVNLTTGKISEEKFDEKFAQKWLGTRGFGVYFLLKEMDPTVDPFSPENKLIFATGPLTGTTAPTGGRYMVITKSPLTGYIAMANSGGFFGAELKFAGWDAIIFEGKADHPVYLYINDDQVELRDASHVWGKVVSETEKILTEEVGDKRVQIASIGPAGENLVRFAAVMNNGHRAAGRGGVGAVMGSKNLKAIVVRGHKRVEIADRQKFTSVVKEKIEKLKKDPVAGGGLPTYGTAVLVNIINSNGLYPTRNFQDSQFEYAEEQSGEAMRAKYLVRNKPCFACPIGCGRVNVLPTLGETEGPEYESIWALGAHLGINDLASIIEANHLCDEYGLDTISTGGTLATAMELYERGLIKPEDIGDAPPLRFGNTEVLHYYIEKLTFRKGFGDILAEGGYRVAEKFNGVEYFMGVKKQELPAYDPRGAEGHGLGYATNNRGGCHIKQYMISPEILGYPYKMDPHDISDEKVKMVILFQDLTALIDAAGLCLFTTFGLGADDYRDMLNAALGWDFTTEEYLKIGERIWNAERLFNLKAGLDPLKEDTLPKRLLEEPVKQGPNKGHVVRLKEMLPRYYALRGWTEDGKVPEEKIKELGLEEVA; encoded by the coding sequence ATGTTCGGATACCATGGTAAAATTTTGAGGGTAAACTTGACAACAGGAAAGATTAGTGAAGAGAAGTTCGATGAGAAATTTGCCCAAAAATGGCTTGGAACTAGAGGTTTTGGTGTCTATTTCCTACTGAAGGAGATGGACCCAACAGTTGACCCATTTAGCCCAGAGAACAAGTTGATTTTTGCAACAGGTCCACTGACAGGAACAACTGCCCCAACAGGCGGTAGATACATGGTTATTACAAAAAGCCCGCTTACTGGCTATATAGCCATGGCAAACTCTGGTGGATTCTTCGGTGCAGAGCTTAAATTTGCTGGATGGGATGCCATAATCTTCGAAGGCAAAGCAGATCACCCTGTGTACCTCTACATAAACGATGACCAAGTTGAGCTGAGAGATGCCTCACACGTATGGGGTAAAGTCGTCAGTGAAACTGAAAAGATCCTCACAGAAGAAGTTGGCGACAAGAGGGTACAGATTGCATCAATTGGACCAGCTGGTGAAAACTTAGTTAGATTCGCAGCTGTGATGAACAACGGACACAGAGCAGCAGGTAGAGGCGGTGTCGGTGCTGTAATGGGTTCAAAGAACCTTAAGGCCATAGTCGTTAGAGGCCACAAGAGAGTTGAGATTGCTGACAGGCAGAAGTTCACAAGTGTTGTCAAGGAGAAGATTGAGAAGCTCAAGAAAGACCCGGTTGCCGGTGGAGGACTGCCAACATATGGAACAGCTGTTCTGGTTAACATCATCAATTCAAATGGTCTCTATCCAACAAGAAACTTCCAAGATAGCCAGTTCGAGTATGCTGAGGAACAAAGCGGTGAGGCCATGAGAGCAAAGTACTTGGTCAGAAACAAGCCATGTTTTGCATGTCCAATTGGATGTGGAAGAGTTAACGTTCTACCAACCCTCGGAGAGACTGAAGGACCAGAGTATGAAAGCATCTGGGCTCTCGGTGCACACCTTGGCATAAATGACCTTGCAAGCATCATTGAAGCAAATCACCTCTGTGATGAGTACGGACTGGATACAATCTCAACAGGTGGTACTTTAGCAACGGCAATGGAGCTCTATGAGAGAGGTCTCATAAAGCCCGAGGACATAGGAGATGCACCACCACTCAGGTTTGGAAATACAGAGGTTCTCCACTACTACATTGAAAAGCTTACATTTAGAAAAGGCTTTGGAGACATCCTAGCTGAAGGCGGTTACAGAGTTGCTGAGAAATTCAACGGCGTTGAGTACTTCATGGGTGTTAAGAAGCAAGAGCTACCAGCTTACGATCCAAGAGGTGCCGAAGGTCACGGGCTTGGTTATGCAACCAACAACAGAGGAGGATGTCACATCAAACAGTACATGATCAGCCCAGAAATATTGGGATACCCATACAAGATGGATCCACACGACATAAGCGACGAGAAAGTGAAAATGGTCATACTATTCCAAGACTTGACAGCATTAATTGATGCAGCAGGACTATGTCTCTTCACAACATTCGGACTTGGCGCAGATGATTACAGGGACATGCTTAACGCCGCTCTTGGCTGGGACTTCACAACTGAGGAATACCTCAAGATCGGTGAGAGAATCTGGAACGCAGAGAGACTCTTCAACCTCAAAGCAGGGCTTGATCCACTCAAGGAAGACACATTGCCGAAGAGACTCCTTGAGGAGCCTGTTAAACAGGGACCAAACAAGGGACATGTCGTTAGACTCAAGGAAATGCTTCCGAGATATTATGCACTTAGAGGATGGACAGAAGACGGTAAGGTTCCAGAGGAGAAAATTAAAGAGCTTGGACTTGAAGAGGTTGCCTGA
- a CDS encoding MBL fold metallo-hydrolase — protein sequence MKIIPLASESLGVRSLATYVKIGKTGILIDPGAALGPKRYSLPPAKAELEALMKARERIQSYAKKADIVTISHYHYDHHTPFFEGIYESSSPEKAREVYEGKILLIKHPKENINFSQRKRAWNFLKEAEKIAKKIEYADGRFFDFGEFIMEFSPAVSHGSEGTKLGFVIMVMVDDGTKRLVHASDIQLLNRKAVEWIIKQMPDILITGGPPTYLEGYRVKDAWNTGLKNLNEIIKETNAQVILDHHLIRDKRYLEFFAQLEKDPLTFARFLKREDKPLEAYRKELHKIEKGEDAELPFKI from the coding sequence ATGAAAATAATCCCCTTAGCATCTGAGAGCTTGGGTGTCAGGAGTTTAGCAACTTATGTTAAAATTGGCAAAACTGGAATTCTTATTGATCCTGGAGCGGCTTTAGGACCTAAGCGCTACTCTTTACCCCCAGCAAAAGCTGAGCTCGAAGCACTGATGAAAGCAAGGGAGAGAATACAATCTTATGCCAAAAAAGCGGACATAGTAACAATTTCTCATTACCATTATGACCACCACACGCCTTTCTTTGAAGGAATTTATGAAAGCTCATCTCCAGAAAAGGCAAGAGAAGTTTATGAGGGAAAGATTTTGCTTATTAAGCATCCAAAGGAAAACATAAACTTCAGTCAGCGGAAAAGAGCCTGGAATTTCCTTAAAGAGGCGGAAAAGATTGCTAAAAAGATTGAATATGCAGATGGAAGGTTCTTTGACTTTGGAGAGTTTATAATGGAGTTCTCTCCAGCGGTTTCCCATGGGAGTGAGGGAACTAAACTTGGCTTTGTCATCATGGTCATGGTTGATGATGGAACGAAGAGATTGGTTCACGCAAGTGATATTCAGCTTTTAAATAGGAAAGCTGTGGAATGGATAATAAAGCAGATGCCGGATATCCTCATCACAGGAGGTCCTCCAACGTATTTGGAAGGTTATAGAGTTAAAGACGCCTGGAATACAGGCTTAAAGAACCTAAATGAGATTATAAAAGAGACCAACGCTCAGGTAATCCTTGACCATCATTTGATCAGAGACAAACGCTATCTGGAGTTCTTTGCCCAGCTTGAGAAAGATCCTTTAACTTTTGCAAGGTTCCTCAAAAGAGAAGATAAACCACTGGAAGCTTACAGAAAAGAGCTGCACAAGATTGAGAAAGGAGAGGATGCAGAGCTGCCTTTCAAGATTTGA